One genomic window of Globicephala melas chromosome 8, mGloMel1.2, whole genome shotgun sequence includes the following:
- the LTO1 gene encoding protein LTO1 homolog isoform X2 codes for MAGSQDMFDAVVMADDRFHGEGYQEGYEEGSSLGMIEGRRHGTLHGAKIGSEIGCYQGFALAWRCLLHGCTTEKDRTWATAIWKCQSRDAQDSVGDCGVACPLTCPVTERVGVDRIRPSAEGRLGEIFL; via the exons ATGGCCGGGAGTCAGGACATGTTCGACGCCGTCGTGATGGCGGATGATAG GTTTCACGGGGAAGGTTATCAGGAAGGCTACGAAGAAGGAAGTAGTTTGGGTATGATTGAAGGAAGACGGCATGGCACGTTACATGGAGCTAAAATCGGATCTGAG ATCGGGTGCTACCAAGGTTTTGCTCTTGCCTGGAGATGTCTCCTGCACGGCTGCACCACTGAGAAAGACAG AACTTGGGCCACAGCCATATGGAAATGTCAGAGCAGGGATGCTCAAGACAGTGTGGGTGACTGTGGGGTCGCCTGCCCTCTGACCTGTCCCGTCACGGAGCGCGTGGGAGTTGACCGGATTCGTCCATCAGCCGAGGGCCGTCTTGGGGAGATTTTCCTCTGA
- the LTO1 gene encoding protein LTO1 homolog isoform X1 produces MAGSQDMFDAVVMADDRFHGEGYQEGYEEGSSLGMIEGRRHGTLHGAKIGSEIGCYQGFALAWRCLLHGCTTEKDSKKMKVLESLLGMIQKFPYDDPTYDKLHEDLDRIRGKFKQLCSLLNVQPNFKISAEGSGLSF; encoded by the exons ATGGCCGGGAGTCAGGACATGTTCGACGCCGTCGTGATGGCGGATGATAG GTTTCACGGGGAAGGTTATCAGGAAGGCTACGAAGAAGGAAGTAGTTTGGGTATGATTGAAGGAAGACGGCATGGCACGTTACATGGAGCTAAAATCGGATCTGAG ATCGGGTGCTACCAAGGTTTTGCTCTTGCCTGGAGATGTCTCCTGCACGGCTGCACCACTGAGAAAGACAG CAAAAAGATGAAGGTCTTAGAATCGCTGCTTGGAATGATTCAGAAATTCCCTTATGATGACCCTACTTATGATAAACTTCATGAAGACCTAGATAGAATTAGAGGGAAATTTAAGCAG CTTTGTTCATTACTAAACGTCCAGCCCAACTTTAAAATTAGTGCAGAAGGTTCCGGACTTTCATTTTGA